The genome window TCAGTGTCACACACATCCCCCACCAGGTCATTGTCAATGTCCGTCTAGGGGGAGAGGGTCAGAATAAACCAAAGACAAGACAAATGAGCAGCCTAAACCCCTATTCAGCGGGTGAATATCTTCTGTAGATCCACATTTTGGGAATTGGGGGTGTGTGAAGGTTATTTCACCTGCATGGGGTTGCTGATCTCAGGGCAGCTGTCACAGGCGTCTCCTACCCCGTCTCcgtccctgtctgtctgcatggggTTGGGGACCTTGGGGCAGTTGTCCAGCACATTGGGGATACCTGAACACCAGGGTAAGACAGGGGGGAGACATGAGGGCCATCACCAAGTTGCTTAGATTTACTATGTTAACAATGAGTGTAATGCCAACTTCAACGGCGGCTCACAAAAAGGTCTCCCGGACATCTTGCCGTTTAtgcgtgagtgagtgtgtgagtggaagtgtgagtgtgtgcgcaCGTGTCTGTGTGAATACACACCATCTCCATCTATGTCATTGTCACAGGCGTCTCCTTGCCCGTTGCTGTCCGTATCCTTCTGGTCAATGTTAGGGACATTGGGACAGTTGTCACAGGCGTCACCGAAAGAGTCTGTGTCTGAGTTCTGCTGATCTTTGTTGGGTTCTAGTCGACAGTTATCCTGCAAAATATAACAGTTATGGTCATGAGAAAAAATGAGAAACAATGACTTACAATCATACAAGTTATAttatcacacacatacacccagatACAATTACCACAGAGGGTCTgagatggaaacacacacacctccacattCTTGATGCCGTCCCCATCTGCGTCCTCGTCACACTGGTCTCCGATGCCATCGTTGTCTGCGTCCTCCTGGCCTGAGTTGGGTGTGTAAACACAGTTGTCCTGTTTACAGTGCTTGTCATTGTCCATACAGGGTAGAGAGCGGTCTGGGTATCCATCAATGTCTGTATCTGTGCCACAAGTGTTCCCGTTACCGGCCCAGCCAATGTTGCACTGGCGAATGGAAGAAAAGAGAGCATTTTAAAACAAACCTACAATACATCTATaacaggggtgggcaattccagtccttgagagcctgattggtgtcacagttttgtcCCAgctccagctaacacacctgactccaatagtcacctaatcatgatcttcagtttaaaatgcaatttgattaatcagctgtgtttgctagggatggagaaaaagtgtgacaccaatcaggccctcgaggactggagttgcccagccAAGATCTATAAAGTAGTATTTAGAGTTTGGCAGTATAGGGCAGTGTGGCTCCTCTTTTCCTGTCCAGGATGGCAAAGGTAGTAAAAGACCACTGTTGCTTACCGCACAGGACACCTCTCCGTTCCTCTCTATAATGCAGTGGGCGTTGGCATCACAGGGGTTAAAGCTGAGTGTGGCACAGGACCTACGGGGCACGCAGCCCACTGTCTGGTTCCCCAAGTAACCCACCTTACAGCCACCACACCTGAACGAGccctgggagagatggagagaaggagaggtaggagagagagaggaggagggtggagagagaaagagagaaggagaggtgggaaagagagaaggagaggtgggagagagagaggaggatggtggagagagaaagagagatgggggagagagaggaggagggtggagagagaaagagagatgggggagagagaggagggtggagagagaaagagagatgggagagagagaggaggagggtggagagagaaggagaggtgggagagagagagaggaggagggtggagagagaaagagagaaggagaggtgggagagagagaggaggagggtggagagagaaagagaggtgggggagagagaggaggaagggagagagaaagagagatgggggagagagaggaggagggtggagagagaaagagagatgggggagagagaggaggagggtggagagagaaagagagatggggagagagaggaggagggtggagagagaaagagagatgggggagagagaggaggagggtggagagagaaagagagatgggggagagagaggaggagggtggagagagaaagagagatgggagagagagaggaggagggtggagagagaaagaaagatggggagagagaggaggagggtggagagagaaagagaggtgggggagagagaggaggaagggagagagaaagagagatgggggagagagaggaggagggtggagagagaaagagagatgggggagagagaggaggagggtggagagagaaagagagatgggggagagagaggaggagggtggagagagaaagagagatgggggagagagaggaggagggtggagagagaaagagagatggggagagagaggaggagggtggagagagaaagagagatgggggagagagaggaggagggtggagagagaaagagagatgggggagagagaggaggagggtggagagagaaagagagatgggagagagagaggaggagggtggagagagaaagagagaaggggagagagaggaggagggtggagagagaaagagagatgggggagagagaggaggagggtggagagagaaagagagatgggggagagagaggaggagggtggagagagaaagagagatggggagagagaggaggagggtggagagagaaagagagatgggggagagagaggaggagggtggagagagaaagagagatgggggagagagaggaggagggtggagagagaaagagagatgggagagagagaggaggagggtggagagagaaagagagaaggggagagagaggaggagggtggagagagaaagagagaaggagaggtgggagagagagaggaggagggtggagagagaaagagagaaggagaggtgggagagagaggaggagggtggagagagaaagagaggtgggggagagagaggaggaagggagagagaaagcaagatgggggagagagaggaggagggtggagagagaaagagagatgggggagagagaggaggagggtggagagagaaagagagatggggagagagaggaggagggtggagagagaaagagagatgggggagagagaggtggaggatggagagagaaagagagatgggggagagagaggaggagggtggagagagaaagagagatggggagagagaggaggagggtggagagagaaagagagatgggggagagagaggaggagggtggagagagaaagagagatgggggagagagaggaggagggtggagagagaaagagagatgggagagagagaggaggagggtggagagagaaagagagaaggagaggtgggagagagagaggaggagggtggagagagaaagagagatggggagagagaggaggagggtggagagagaaagagagatgggggagagagaggaggagggtggagagagaaagagagatggggagagagaggaggagggtggagagagaaagagagatgggggagagagaggtggaggatggagagagaaagagagatgggggagagagaggaggaagggagagagaacagcTTTACTACACAGCGGCTCTAGAGTACTCTCATATGATCACAAGAGGGCGATGTCTTGTTGTGAAGATTTGACGCTGTACATACATTGTAATAAACATCTTCACATTGGAAAAGGGTTCTACTTACGATGGTGTTGGTACACATGGAGTGGGGCACACAGGCGTTGGCAACTTCAATACACTCATCGATGTCTACACACTCCTGTAGACAAAACCACAGCAAGGTGTGTGAGGAAGAAAAAAGACAATAGGGAATTATGGATTATGTCAATAAGGAAaaaagtgattgtgtgtgtgtgtgtgtgtgtgtgtgtgtgtgtgtgtgtgtgtgtgtgtgtgtgtgtgtgtgtgtgtgtgtgtgtgtgtacctgcttgTGGTGCTTGGCGTACTCCAGTCCGACCCCAAAGACGGGTGGGCCCCAGAGACCAGGGGGGCAGAGCTCACAGCTGAAACCCTTCACTGTGTTTATACACGCACCTGGAGAGTAGCAGGGCTGggctatggaacactgagacaaattagagagacagagaatagaaatagagagagaacagagaaagtgggggagacgagagagaaatagacagagatAAGTGGTACAGTAGGGGCTCTTTGAAATAAGAGCCGTGCTGAGTACTTGAAGTGACTGTCTATtttgacaacagctcagctgtCACCCTAAAAGCCTTGTCAATTCACATTTCATTCAACTGTGAGCTTGAGGCAGTGTAAAAACCACAATTTAAAACTCGGCCAGGCTAATTTCCATTTCCTGTCTGTTATTGTGTTATACCTCGTCAATGTCCTGGCAGTGGGTTCCGTTGCCCATCATGCCCTCTGGGCAGGGACCACAGCGGTACCCTGGGTAGTCAAAGGTCTCCATGCAGGACACACCCTTAAAACAGGGGTTGGGGGAGCAGGGGGAACGAGGGTCGTGGAAGCCTGGAGGTCAACACACCGTTGGTTTAGGTTTTGTTGTGTATTTAAGAGCAAGACAAGAACAGGGAACAGGAGGGATGGGTCAAATTTTCCACACATATAGTTTTTTCCCCCATGGCCGTTCACTCACCACACACTTGGCACTCCAGAATGGTGTTCCTAATCAGGGACATCTCCTTcacctggagaaggagaggacatCAGTGAAAATGCACAATCACATACAGTATGCAGACACACATACATGCTGCATGCATACACTTgtacaaacccacacacacacacacacaacccacctgCTCTCTGATGTCCTCTCGCAGCTCTCCTAGGATCTGGTTAAAGATGATTAGCTGACCAATCAGAGCCTTAGTGTGGTCACCTGACATACAATACCCACAGAATGCCAAATCATTGTCAAGTAAAGTCAACACACATTTCCATAAGACATTGATTCCACTGTATACTAGAAAAGAGACATTTGGATACACTCACCTAGAATGGAGTTCACTTCTGCAGTTGCACCGACTGTAAGAAGAGGAAAAGGACTTTAGGTTGAAACATGTTCAGGATACACATCTGATTAACTTTTTTCATAACAGACTTCATCTTGGAAAGTCATATATGGATTTTGGACACACCTGTGTTGTAGACTGATGAATCCCCCTGGAATGGACAGTCTGTCAGGGCACCTGCTTTGGCCACACTGCCCCCTAGAGCCATTTTGAGGGACTCCACAGCGCCCTGTAATGGGAGAAGCTTGGATCACACCATGCTGTGGTTGAAGCTGCTATGATATTATATGATTTGATATGACAGCTGTTGCTATGGTTAAAGGTAGTCAAAGAGGACCACCTCTCAATTCGACTCTCAAAAGTCGCCTCCACTCCCCGTCtgctccacttcatctacactgatgtgAAAGACCTTGACAGGTGAAAGCTAATTTCCAGTAGGCATCCACCATATTGCTTTACCCAGTGTTTTCAAATAAGTGCAGATTGAGGATAGGAGACGAGGAGAGCAAGCCACGTTGGGCTATTGAGATGAAGCCCTGGCCCCTAGCTAAAGGGGCATGGGATTTACTTGAGACTTAGTGTCAGACTCAGTGCTCCTTGTCACCTGTAGCCTTGCGTAGGCCTTGAAGCCATTACGAATCTCCACCTTCTCCGCAGAGAGAGGGACCAATGGAGGGAGGCCCTGGCTGGAGTCAGCCAATCGACAATTGACGTAGAGCTCCAGGTGTAGGTTGTCTCTGCGCAGGCCTCCAACCCGGAGAATAATGGAGTGTGTGCGACCATCAGCCAGGTTTGCGCTCTGGAGGTTCACTGTGTGAATTTTGCCATCCTCCCTCACGTAACGCACCAGAGCTATGAGAGAGGGTAACAGGgggagggggaaaaaattatgGATTTACTGAACAAGGAAAGGTAACTAATAACAACAAAAGAAGAACAATGAGAGAAAAGTCAAACAGATACAAAAAAGGTGGGTGGAAAAAGGGAAACTTAATGGACAGATTGATATTCATGTGAACACTTTTAAATACTAAAGGTGGTTTGAAACTGAGTTAGTTGAATGCTCCGTCACAGAGAAACTGGGAAATAGTTAATTCTGGTTTAGTCAGTGGGTGAGAGTGAAGTACCTTTATTGATCTTTCCCATGATGGCCAGCTCCAGGTACTTCTTGTTCTTCTCTTTGCTGTAAAGGCCCAGCAGCACCCCTCCCATCTTGGGAGGCAGGCGGAATGTGGACACGATGTAGATGTCACTGAGCACACTCATGGCACCTGTCACCTTCTCCACCGCAGACACACTGGTCTTGGAGTCCAGGGTTAGCATGTCAATGactggagagggggtggggagagagcgataatgaaagagagactgacagagagagataatgaaGAGAGAGGGTATCTATCTACCATTTTCCCTGATCAAAGGCTCTCATCCAGTCCCATGATGACGCTTCACCTTTGACCCTTGCCCAGGTATATGAGGACACCTGTTGAGTGACTAGTTGACATCTCTGAAGCAACATCTAACTTAACAATAGCAAATCTGACTCTTATTATAACCACATCCCTTATGAAGACTTCTTAAGAAACAAGTTTTACAAGTTATTTTATTTCACTAATAAATAGTCCCCATCTACAGTTTAAATGTTTGTTTAATAGGCAGATAGTACAGTGTTATAACATTGAAGGTACAAATACATAGTACATTTCAACTATTTTCTTACACATATTTTTCTATTTAATTTCTCTTCCTATGACTATGAATTTCTCTCTGTATTTATTGTCTTTCCTAGACTGTGCACCAATACAGAATAAATTTACTTCCATCAATTTTAGCAGTGGTATTCCTGAACATTATCACAGAGAACTTCATAATGCCAAAAGTCAAAGCCCATGCTGACACATTGTTGGATATTAAAACCCAGGGGAAAACAAAAGAGagaggaataaaaggagcaggaCTCCTGGCTGCTTTCTAGCTCTTAGTAAGAAGGctttccccttcctccttcctctctctgcctctctctctctcttgctattATTTCTGACACTTCTTCACCCGTTCACACACTGGTTTGGACAATGAGGTTTGGCAATGATCAGGATTTCTGCCACAAACAGGCTGTGAGCactcaggggagaaagaggggaataAGGGGGAAAGTCAGCCAAGGAAGTCAGAAAATAGTTGGCCTAGCACTTTCTCTGTTCCTGTATATGTCATAAAGAATACAAGTGGAGGAGACGATCAGTTATGACATGTGGAAGGAAAAAACTGGTCatctcaacaaaaaaaagaaaagagagaggaaataTGAATGATCAATTAGAAATAATATTAAATATTATTCGTGTatgaaatggaaaataaataacctAATTAACCAGCAGTGAAACATGACCAACATAACCAAGATGAATGAGAAAACAGATGATAGAAAGCAGCCTATAGAGATAAAACAGCACATTTCAAGCCATAAAGGTGAGAGAAAAACGTTGCGCCCTGTGTGTGGAGTGTTTTACGCTCGACTTGGAAATTGTTATAGGGCTCGCACACACTTCTAAAACTACAGTTTTAACTCATATATTCAGGGTTATAATAACCATCTCGCGTTTATGTGTGTCTATGGCAGAACAAAGTGAAGTCCAGACCAAAAACTGTCTGCATCAATTAATTTCGAAAACACACTTCCACCTCATTTAATTTGATGATTCACAAAATACGCACTACTATGAGTGAGTTAGTATTATTTGTATTACCTTGCATATCTTGCTTATCCATTGGCTCACATGTTGCAATGAATAGAAATGTGGATAGAGCCAGAAAAGTTGGCACATCGCGCCTCGCACCCATGTCCCAAGAAACGGTGCGGGAAAGTTGACACGAAAGTCAACAGGAGTAAATAACTATCCGCCAAGAGTCCAGTTTGATGTTTATGAATGGAGCTTTATTTCAAAGTGAAAAATATAAGTCTGCAGGGTGAGTTGACCGCAGAATGTAGGTTCAAGAGCCGTTACAAATGTCGACTGGCTTCCTACAGGCGCGCTCCGGCCAAGTACCTCGTTCGCGCAGAGTGGATGTGACAGTGAGCGAGGGAGTTCATTCGCCTGCTATAACCTGAGGCGTGCGGGGTGTCCAACTTTCTCAATTCTCATGTTATACAGCCATAATCTAGACTGTGCCGGTAGTCTATACAGTAATTCATCTGATATAAAGTTATTTATAGCAGGGGtgttcaactcttaccctatgaggtATGTTGTACctaataattaattgcacccacctggtgttccAGGTCTAAATAAGTCCCTGATTAGAAGGGAACAATGACAGAACGCAGGtagaactggcttcgaggtccagagttgattTTGAAGGGCCTATAGCCTTAAGTAGGCGATGTACTTCAAACATATCAGACTATCCTCCCTGAGCAGGAAGATAAAAGAGGGTAAAGAAAGAAGAACAAAACAGAAAAACAAACCAGATGTCATAAAATGGTTCGCATGTATTTCCGTGATATTAAGTTATACTAAACTAAcatttggaattgttttaagatggtcataccatggatcatttagctattagaTGTtacattttaggacccctttaggtatggctatcaaatatatatatatatatacagttgaagtcagaggtttaaATACAattaggttggcgtcattaaaacttgttattcaaccactccacaaatgtcttgttaacaaactatagttttggcaagtcggttaggacatctactttgtgcatgacacaagtaatttttccaacaattgttttcagacagattatttcacttacaattcactgtatcacaattccagtgggtcagaagtttacatacactaagttgactgtgcctttaaacagcttggaaaattccagaaattatgtcatggttttagaagcttctgataggctaattgacatcatttgagtcaattggaggtgcacctgtggatgtatttcaaggcctaccttcaaactcagtccctctttgcttgacatcatgggaaaatcaatagaaatcagccaagacctcagaaaaacaattgtagacctccacaagtctggttcatccttgggagcaatttccaaaagcctgaaggtaccacgttcatctgtacaaacaatagtacgcaagtataaaccgctcaggaaggagacgcgttctgtctcctagagatgaacgtactttggtgcgaaaagtgcaaatcaatcccagaacaacagcaaaggaccttgtgaagatgctggaggaaacaggtacaaaagtatctatatccacagtaaaacgtgtcctatatcgacataacctgaaaggccgctcagcaaggaagaagccactgctccaaaaccaccataaaaaagccagactacgttttcaggcaactgcacatggggacaaagattgcactttttggagaaatgtcctctggtctgatgaaacaaaaatagaactgtttggccataatgaccattgtgatgtttggagggaaaagggggatgcttgcaaaccgaagaacaccatccaaccgtgaagcacgggggtggcagcatgtttttgtgggggtgctttgctgcaggagggactggtgcacttcacaaaatagatggcatcatgaggatggaaaattatgtggatatattgaagcaacagctcaagacatcaggaagttaaagcttggtcgtaaatgtgtcttccaaatggacaacgaccccaagcatacttccaaaggtgtggcaaaatggcttaaggacaaccaagtcaaggtattgaggtggccatcacaaagccctgacctcaatcccatagaaaatttgtgggcagaactgaaaaagcatgtgcaagcaaggggGCCTACAAACATGATTCagtaacaccagctctgtcaggaggaatgggccaaaatgcacgcaacttattgtggaagtctacccgaaacgtttgacccaagttaaacaatttaaaggcaatgctaccaaatactaattgagtgtatgtaaacttctgacacactgggaatgtgatgaaagaaataaagctgaaataaattattctctctactattattctgacatttcacattcttaaaataaagtggtgatcctaagtaACCTAAAACAgtgactttttactaggattaaaagtccggaattgtgaaaaactgagtttaaatgtatttggctaacgtgtatgtaaacatccgacttcaactgtatatgttttgttgttgataaaatagaatttggcctttactactatagcccatagaaagcaatgaataacacattcatgaatggcaaaaaagacagtcaaaaaataaatcataaggaatacgGTTTTGAAgggtctgtcctatatctaggagataaaagagagctcaggaaatatttttgtttttttggacACTCCTTAACtttttggcacaaaactacctccatacttccattcatttgtatgggctaCTATCAGACAAGGGGTTGttgagcaaaacggagaacaaaATCCTGTTcatgagtctcatctttccatagaggtgtAATATTCATTTGTAGGccaaatctaaagttcaatgtggttccatcacattttcaactctcaATAGTTTTTCACAAAAACTTTTGCGTTAGATAGCAAATGTGTAGAGCCTACTCTGGTCTTCCCAcagtgcgctctagccaacagctcgcagataaaGTGCAGGGGGTAGGCTCTGACAAGCCTGAGTCTACAATGTCCTATCCCGGAGCTTGAGTAAattacattactaagctgctcccgaATGTACTACGTCTGGACATGGAAATTGATTctatcgtagtccatgtggggtttaatgacattatgaagggcagctctgaacagttgaaactggattttaaagagctgattgactctctgctagacactaataaaagacccatcatatatgtccctgtgccctctctgaatccTGGCATTGAATGCTTTAGCAGGATTatttctcttcacaactggctacgtgattattgcaactcaatgggtgtaacttttgttgacaattttgataccttttggaaaaaaacattttttataaggAGACCCAagtccacccaaatcatttgagttcctggatcctttcacagcatcaAAAGGATGTGTTGAGACAATGATtcatcaatgacccaagcccagctccctTTCCCCACTTTACCGTGTTAaggaataataaataataaataaattccctgtaaactgtatttttctctgcctctgtcatccttcctcgcacctacaatcacatactttttcactccatggGGAGGTGagatgtagcagggtgttgcgttccctcctcCAAGAGGCGTATGTAACACTCTACCATTGTGACGCTgagcttcagcaaatgtacaatATACCAGGGGCattggtagacacaatgtaagtaacctaatttatgtccctctaactgccctgaatgcctctgctgatcattcagctattgtatgcagttagcatgtgcctatgaaccagatttatactgttagcactgaggcggtgtgcccttgTAGGAGGTCCACTGTGTGcatctcaccctgcactaacataaataacatgagcatatctacttctgctaaacttcccagtaaagcaatgacaAATAGTAAGCATCCAAGAAAAGAGCTCCAAATAGCACATGctaacatatgtagcttaagaaacaatgTTAACGAAATCAATactttgctagtaacagatgacattcacactctgactatctctgaaactcacttataatagataatacctttgatgatacagtggtagcaatacaaggttatatcattgacagaaaagacagaaatgccaatggtggaggtgttgctgtttatatagatctcatgttaaatactttGAAGGAATATGgttacaggttcatctgcctaaCCTAAAGcacattcttgtgggaagctgctatagaccaccaagtgctaacagtcagtatctggatgacatgtgtgaaatgcttgttaAGGTATGTGAAATCAACAGAGAGATATATTTTCTGGTGATTTAAATATTAACTGGCTTTTATCAAGCTGCCCACACAAGAAAAtattcaaactgtaaccagtgcctgcaacctggttcaagttatcagtcaacctaccagggtagttacaaacagcacaggaattaaatcatcaacatgtattgatcacatcttcactaatgttgcagaaatgtgcttgaaagcagtatccagatccatcggatgtagtgatcacaatacagtagccatatctaggaaaactacagctccaaaggctgggcctaatatagtgtttaagaggtcatacaagaagtttCCCAGTTCTTccctggcctgcatactcaccagacatgtcacccactgagcatgtttgggatgctctggatcgacctgtacgacagcgtgttcaagTTCCCGGCAATATACAGtaaatgggacaacattccacaggccacaatcaacagcctgatcaatgcATGAGGCAGTGCGAcaaatggtggtcataccagatactgactggttttctgatccacactcctacattttttaaaggtatctgtgtaccaacagatgcatatctgtattcccagtcatgtgaaatccatagattagggcctaatctatttaaattgactgatttccttatatgaactgtaactctgtaaaatctttgaaattgttgtgtttatatatttttcaGTATAAATGTGCACTGGAGAGCATGTAATTACCAAGTGTATTACTGCATGTGTACAAAGCACACATATCTATTTTTAATATCAGTGTTAACAGAAGAAGGctacagaaatgactacattcaACAAATATTTAGAATCTTTGTAAAATGGCCATTTCGTTTTCGCATGAAAAGGCTACATGAGTATAACTTCTACATGCATAAAACTTCTCTCCTCAAGTCTCCAGCCCTCCCCGTTCTTTTCCTATCCCTCAGCTTGTGAAATGTTTTTGTTTGATTACTTATGAGTTGCCGGGGCAACTTGGATTTAACAGCATGTGATGGAGAACATATATTTCTCATACATGTTCTTTATTCGACCTTGATGACAACTGGATAGGCAAAATATAGACCCAGTCATT of Salvelinus alpinus chromosome 4, SLU_Salpinus.1, whole genome shotgun sequence contains these proteins:
- the LOC139573586 gene encoding thrombospondin-3a-like, giving the protein MGARRDVPTFLALSTFLFIATCEPMDKQDMQVIDMLTLDSKTSVSAVEKVTGAMSVLSDIYIVSTFRLPPKMGGVLLGLYSKEKNKKYLELAIMGKINKALVRYVREDGKIHTVNLQSANLADGRTHSIILRVGGLRRDNLHLELYVNCRLADSSQGLPPLVPLSAEKVEIRNGFKAYARLQGAVESLKMALGGSVAKAGALTDCPFQGDSSVYNTVGATAEVNSILGDHTKALIGQLIIFNQILGELREDIREQVKEMSLIRNTILECQVCGFHDPRSPCSPNPCFKGVSCMETFDYPGYRCGPCPEGMMGNGTHCQDIDECSIAQPCYSPGACINTVKGFSCELCPPGLWGPPVFGVGLEYAKHHKQECVDIDECIEVANACVPHSMCTNTIGSFRCGGCKVGYLGNQTVGCVPRRSCATLSFNPCDANAHCIIERNGEVSCACNIGWAGNGNTCGTDTDIDGYPDRSLPCMDNDKHCKQDNCVYTPNSGQEDADNDGIGDQCDEDADGDGIKNVEDNCRLEPNKDQQNSDTDSFGDACDNCPNVPNIDQKDTDSNGQGDACDNDIDGDGIPNVLDNCPKVPNPMQTDRDGDGVGDACDSCPEISNPMQTDIDNDLVGDVCDTDQDTDGDGHQDSRDNCPDHPNSSQLDSDNDGLGDDCDDDDDNDGIPDIQDNCRLITNPNQKDSNSNGVGDVCENDFDNDSVWDLIDVCPESSEVTLTDFRAYQTVILDPEGDAQIDPNWVVLNQGMEIVQTMNSDPGLAVGYTAFNGVDFEGTFHINTVTDDDYAGFIFGYQDSSSFYVVMWKQTEQTYWQSTPFRAVAQPGLQLKAVKSRTGPGEYLRNALWHTGDTNEEVKLLWSDPRNVGWRDKTSYRWQLSHRPQVGYIRVKLYEGTEIVADSGVVIDTTMRGGRLGVFCFSQENIIWSNLRYRCNDTVPDDFNPYRKQVLLHIKV